The proteins below are encoded in one region of Pontibacter deserti:
- a CDS encoding AMP-binding protein: MAERYLLLNGKKFYYDEIAEYSFRNSIELNGYEANTLEFCRNWLNGVQEFPIQTSGSTGTPKTIQLTRQQLEASARKTIKILDLRLGDTTLVCLNTEYIAGMMMLARGFLAELQMIIVEPISNPLKLVPEGIKFDFASFVPMQLQKIIQDTPENIPQLNQMKGILIGGAPVNFTLQRELQQLAVPVYHTYGMTETASHIALRLLNGPNAAEYYNALENIRLGLDNRGCLTIQGDVTNNELIVTNDLVELLTPTRFRWIGRVDNTINSGGVKVQSEVVEVAVAEALADLDPMPRFFIASQPDELLGEHVILVLETEPFTEAEEKDLKSRIKPLLKKFERPKRYYYCPAFSETATGKVSKQRTLRKLGLEVH; the protein is encoded by the coding sequence ATTGAACTGAACGGCTACGAAGCAAATACGCTCGAATTTTGCCGCAACTGGCTGAATGGTGTTCAGGAATTTCCGATACAGACCTCCGGCTCAACAGGTACGCCCAAAACCATACAACTTACACGACAGCAACTCGAGGCAAGCGCCCGCAAAACTATAAAAATACTAGACCTGCGCCTTGGCGATACCACCCTTGTTTGCCTGAATACCGAATACATTGCCGGCATGATGATGCTTGCGCGTGGTTTTCTGGCAGAGCTACAGATGATCATAGTTGAGCCCATCAGCAATCCTTTAAAGCTGGTGCCAGAAGGTATAAAATTCGATTTTGCCTCCTTTGTACCGATGCAGTTGCAGAAAATCATACAGGATACACCTGAAAATATACCGCAGCTTAACCAGATGAAAGGTATACTTATTGGTGGGGCACCTGTAAACTTTACACTGCAACGTGAACTGCAGCAGTTAGCCGTACCTGTATACCATACATACGGCATGACCGAAACAGCATCTCATATAGCCCTCCGCCTGCTAAATGGCCCTAATGCAGCTGAATATTACAATGCACTGGAAAATATAAGACTCGGCCTCGATAACCGTGGCTGCCTGACCATACAGGGCGATGTGACCAACAACGAGCTTATAGTTACCAACGACCTGGTGGAGTTGCTCACTCCTACCCGTTTCCGTTGGATAGGCCGTGTAGACAATACCATAAACTCGGGTGGTGTAAAAGTGCAGAGCGAGGTAGTGGAAGTTGCTGTCGCCGAAGCCTTGGCAGACCTGGATCCTATGCCGCGTTTTTTTATAGCATCTCAGCCGGATGAGCTATTGGGCGAGCATGTTATTTTAGTTTTAGAAACAGAGCCCTTTACCGAAGCCGAAGAAAAAGATCTGAAAAGTCGCATTAAACCGCTGCTTAAAAAGTTTGAACGGCCCAAAAGATATTATTACTGCCCTGCCTTTTCTGAAACCGCAACTGGTAAAGTATCAAAACAACGAACACTTCGCAAACTGGGCCTGGAAGTACACTAG
- a CDS encoding SMP-30/gluconolactonase/LRE family protein: protein MRFILRYTFMLLILAALYGCGSVFTPRGPVELKQVWATDNTLRTPESVLHDPDRNVLYVSNINQNQERKDGDGFISKLNAEGKIEELFWVTGLNNPKGMALHNNVLYVADVDEVVTIAAETGAILGRYKAEKAEGLNDITIDNEGNIYITDKEEKRIYQMRNGRISTWLDKTKRENPNGIYFDGNRLVVAFTSSGEIRFLDLDSKEFTDLANKINNADGLTKAGTDGYFVSSWDGEVYYVNQEGKKWKVLDTKGKDINSADIHYSEQTQLLYIPTFRDNRVVAYSVTF, encoded by the coding sequence ATGCGGTTTATACTTCGTTATACTTTTATGTTGCTCATACTGGCAGCTTTATACGGTTGTGGATCTGTTTTCACGCCTAGAGGGCCAGTAGAGCTAAAGCAGGTCTGGGCAACAGACAATACATTACGAACTCCCGAATCTGTACTTCACGACCCGGACAGGAACGTGCTCTACGTTTCCAACATTAACCAGAACCAGGAGCGCAAAGATGGAGACGGCTTCATCTCTAAACTTAACGCTGAGGGCAAAATAGAAGAACTTTTTTGGGTAACAGGCCTCAACAACCCGAAAGGTATGGCCTTGCACAACAATGTGCTGTATGTAGCTGATGTAGATGAAGTGGTAACTATAGCTGCAGAAACGGGTGCTATACTTGGTCGTTACAAAGCTGAAAAAGCAGAAGGTCTGAATGATATAACCATAGACAATGAAGGCAACATCTATATCACGGACAAAGAGGAAAAAAGAATTTACCAGATGCGAAACGGGCGCATCAGCACCTGGCTTGATAAAACAAAGCGTGAAAACCCCAACGGAATTTACTTTGATGGCAACCGCCTGGTGGTAGCTTTTACCAGCAGCGGCGAAATTCGCTTTTTAGACCTGGACTCTAAAGAATTTACAGACCTGGCAAACAAGATAAATAATGCAGATGGCCTGACAAAAGCAGGTACGGATGGTTATTTCGTATCGAGCTGGGATGGCGAAGTATACTATGTTAACCAGGAAGGCAAAAAATGGAAAGTACTGGATACTAAAGGTAAAGACATCAATTCTGCAGACATTCATTACTCCGAGCAGACACAACTACTATATATTCCTACCTTCCGGGACAATAGAGTGGTAGCTTATTCCGTTACTTTTTAG
- a CDS encoding T9SS type A sorting domain-containing protein, which yields MKMKQTYAWAIVAAVPFMMQVLPAKAQAQDKTPTATEKEHEPHTACTNDSETLSGLFLTPAPKGTFKLDFEQQLKEDAVLAITNTKGQKVFEKPVSIAKKQQAWSYNVGKLKPDTYLVEVKTSDTTYWTKFKIGN from the coding sequence ATGAAGATGAAACAAACCTATGCATGGGCTATAGTTGCAGCAGTTCCGTTTATGATGCAGGTATTGCCTGCCAAAGCACAGGCTCAGGATAAAACCCCGACCGCCACCGAAAAAGAACATGAACCACATACTGCCTGCACCAACGATTCCGAAACCTTATCCGGCCTCTTCCTGACGCCAGCACCCAAAGGGACCTTTAAACTTGATTTTGAACAGCAACTGAAAGAGGATGCCGTACTTGCCATTACAAATACAAAAGGCCAGAAAGTTTTTGAGAAACCGGTAAGTATAGCTAAAAAACAGCAGGCCTGGAGCTACAATGTGGGCAAATTAAAACCAGATACATACCTGGTAGAAGTAAAAACATCTGATACCACCTACTGGACCAAATTCAAGATCGGAAATTAA
- the hutG gene encoding formimidoylglutamase — protein MYKPTAAGTWRGRVDAHDGEEGKRWHQGIKLLNLTDETEPADATQAIAFLGFCCDEGVRRNQGREGAVEGPAALRQAMASFAWHLDDNIALLDAGDVYCTNQNLEEAQKQLGKKVHALLSNTYKTIILGGGHETAYGHFLGIKQALPEGQQLGIINFDAHFDLRSYEKQSSSGTPFLQIADELAAASIDFNYLCLGIQQAGNTQKLFSTAEAYGVDYVFAPALQVFNFQALRERLQEFIALVDVVYVSIDMDVFAAAYAPGVSAPTALGVQPEIVLLALQEIINSGKLLTLDIVELNPKLDIDNRTAKLGASLLYHVVQQWSQV, from the coding sequence ATGTATAAACCAACTGCAGCCGGTACCTGGAGAGGCAGAGTAGATGCACACGACGGCGAAGAAGGAAAACGCTGGCACCAGGGTATAAAATTACTGAACCTGACAGACGAAACTGAACCGGCAGATGCTACACAGGCCATTGCTTTTTTAGGGTTCTGCTGCGATGAAGGCGTGCGCCGCAACCAGGGCAGGGAAGGGGCTGTGGAGGGGCCGGCAGCGTTACGACAGGCTATGGCATCGTTTGCATGGCACCTGGATGATAATATAGCCCTGCTAGATGCCGGTGATGTATATTGTACCAACCAGAACCTGGAGGAGGCACAAAAGCAACTTGGCAAAAAAGTACATGCATTACTATCAAACACCTACAAAACCATTATACTTGGTGGCGGGCACGAAACAGCCTATGGTCACTTTTTAGGTATAAAACAGGCATTACCGGAAGGGCAGCAATTAGGTATCATTAATTTTGATGCCCATTTCGACCTTCGGAGTTATGAAAAGCAGTCCAGCTCGGGTACTCCGTTTTTGCAGATCGCAGATGAACTTGCCGCGGCAAGTATAGATTTTAATTACCTGTGCCTGGGTATACAACAAGCTGGTAATACACAAAAGCTTTTTAGTACTGCAGAAGCTTATGGCGTAGATTATGTTTTTGCACCAGCTTTGCAGGTATTTAATTTCCAGGCGTTACGGGAGCGGTTACAGGAGTTTATAGCACTGGTAGATGTAGTTTATGTGAGTATTGATATGGATGTGTTTGCAGCAGCCTATGCGCCGGGAGTCAGTGCGCCAACAGCATTAGGCGTGCAACCCGAAATTGTGTTGCTGGCATTGCAGGAGATCATTAACAGCGGCAAATTACTTACACTGGATATAGTGGAGCTCAACCCAAAACTGGATATTGATAACCGGACCGCGAAATTGGGTGCCTCGTTGCTCTATCATGTGGTACAGCAGTGGAGCCAGGTATAA
- the hutI gene encoding imidazolonepropionase, giving the protein MNQHQNYILIGPFTQILPMGELPETGPIADEKLEVLEDGGVIVCEGKIKLVGKYSVLLKVAQEENYKLEKISEPMVLLPGLIDAHTHICFAGSRANDYAMRVAGKTYLEIARSGGGILDSVRKTREASEIELVELLKKRCDRHLAEGVTTCEVKSGYGLTVDDELKMLHVINLVNKHHALDLVPTCLAAHMRPPEFTDSRVYLQCLLDELLPQVKEQGLADRIDIFIEDTAFNEENSLEYLLAVKEKGFEITVHADQFSTGGSRIAAEVGAVSADHLEASGEEEFALLRNAGVVATVLPGASLGLGMHYAPARKMLDNGLCLAIATDWNPGSAPMGDLLVQAALIGAAEKLTIAETLAAITTRAARALNLSDRGCIVKGQKADMIAFPTDNYKEILYFQGKLKPTKVWKRGEQV; this is encoded by the coding sequence ATGAATCAACATCAAAACTATATTTTAATCGGCCCCTTCACACAAATCCTGCCCATGGGAGAACTTCCTGAAACGGGACCCATAGCCGATGAAAAACTGGAAGTGCTGGAAGACGGAGGAGTTATAGTTTGTGAAGGTAAAATTAAGCTGGTAGGGAAGTATAGCGTTCTGCTGAAAGTAGCACAGGAAGAAAACTATAAACTTGAAAAGATCAGTGAGCCGATGGTGCTGCTGCCTGGCCTGATCGACGCCCATACTCACATTTGTTTTGCAGGCTCTAGAGCCAACGATTATGCTATGCGTGTTGCCGGTAAAACCTACCTGGAGATAGCCAGAAGTGGTGGGGGCATTTTAGATAGCGTACGCAAAACACGTGAAGCGTCGGAAATAGAGCTGGTTGAACTGCTGAAAAAACGCTGTGACAGACATCTGGCAGAAGGTGTAACAACTTGTGAAGTAAAAAGTGGTTATGGTCTTACGGTAGATGATGAGCTGAAAATGCTTCATGTGATAAACCTGGTAAATAAGCACCATGCCCTTGACCTGGTGCCAACCTGCCTTGCGGCGCACATGCGTCCACCAGAATTTACAGACTCCAGGGTTTATCTGCAGTGTTTGCTAGATGAACTGCTGCCTCAGGTAAAGGAGCAGGGCTTGGCAGATAGGATAGATATTTTTATTGAAGATACTGCTTTTAACGAAGAGAATTCCCTGGAGTACTTATTGGCGGTTAAAGAGAAAGGTTTCGAGATCACGGTTCATGCAGATCAGTTTAGTACCGGTGGTAGCCGTATTGCAGCAGAAGTAGGGGCCGTAAGTGCCGATCACCTGGAAGCGAGTGGCGAAGAAGAGTTTGCTTTGCTTAGAAATGCTGGTGTGGTTGCTACCGTTTTACCTGGGGCGTCGTTGGGGTTAGGCATGCATTATGCCCCAGCCCGTAAAATGCTGGATAATGGTCTTTGCCTGGCTATTGCCACCGACTGGAATCCTGGTTCAGCACCTATGGGAGATCTGCTCGTACAGGCTGCTTTGATTGGCGCAGCAGAAAAATTAACTATAGCCGAAACACTTGCAGCCATTACCACCCGCGCAGCACGTGCTCTTAATCTTTCGGATCGTGGATGCATCGTAAAAGGACAAAAAGCAGATATGATAGCCTTCCCGACAGATAACTATAAAGAGATTCTTTACTTTCAGGGGAAACTCAAACCAACAAAAGTCTGGAAGCGGGGAGAGCAGGTTTAA
- the hutU gene encoding urocanate hydratase, which translates to MNTAPETATIQRSGLSVSEFIQKYANHPTYIPPTGPELNAKNWQCEAALRMFLNNLTDEVAEDPSRLVVYGGIGQAARTVADAQKIIEVLLNLEENESLLVQSGKPVGKVRTHAEAPRVLIANSNLVPHWATWEHFNELRERGLMMYGQMTAGSWIYIGTQGILQGTYETFAACGRIHFNDDLRHKLLVTGGLGGMGGAQPLAATIAGATFLGVDVDPERIKKRLETRYIDKMTYDYEEAKRWALEAKEKGEAISIGLVGDIGDVLEKLIQDNITPEILTDQTSAHDPINGYVPNGLTLEEAKALRESDPQEYKARSLKSMARHVGFMLELQKRGSRTFDYGNNLREFAQQGGEKDAFNIPGFVPEYMRPLFCEGKGPFRWAALSGDPEDIRVTDAALKELFPENTHMIKWLDEAEEKVAFQGLPCRICWLGMGEREKAGLMFNQLVRDGKVKAPIVIGRDHLDCGSVASPYRETEGMLDGSDAVSDWPLLNLMSNTAGGATWVSFHHGGGVGIGYSQHAGMVILADGTERADRCLSRVLHNDPAMGIFRHADAGYETAQANAEKFGLKL; encoded by the coding sequence ATGAATACTGCACCAGAAACAGCAACAATACAACGCTCAGGCCTTTCGGTGAGCGAGTTTATCCAGAAATATGCTAACCATCCAACGTACATTCCGCCAACAGGTCCCGAACTGAATGCCAAAAACTGGCAGTGTGAAGCAGCGCTTCGTATGTTCCTGAACAACCTGACCGACGAAGTAGCCGAAGACCCTAGCCGTTTAGTAGTTTACGGTGGCATTGGCCAGGCAGCGCGCACGGTGGCTGATGCACAGAAGATAATCGAAGTGTTGCTGAACCTGGAAGAAAACGAAAGTTTGCTGGTGCAGTCGGGTAAGCCAGTTGGTAAAGTGAGAACGCATGCCGAAGCGCCCCGCGTACTCATTGCCAATTCTAACCTGGTGCCGCATTGGGCAACCTGGGAGCACTTTAACGAGTTGCGCGAGCGTGGCCTGATGATGTATGGCCAGATGACAGCCGGTAGCTGGATCTACATTGGTACACAGGGAATTTTACAGGGAACTTACGAGACTTTTGCAGCTTGCGGAAGAATCCATTTTAACGATGATTTGCGCCACAAGCTACTGGTAACAGGCGGACTTGGCGGTATGGGTGGTGCGCAGCCACTGGCAGCAACTATAGCCGGTGCTACTTTTTTAGGCGTTGATGTTGATCCGGAGCGCATCAAAAAGCGCTTGGAAACCCGCTACATCGACAAAATGACTTACGACTACGAAGAAGCGAAGCGCTGGGCCCTGGAAGCCAAAGAAAAAGGCGAAGCAATCTCTATAGGTTTAGTAGGTGATATCGGCGATGTGCTGGAAAAGTTAATACAAGATAATATCACCCCCGAAATCCTTACCGACCAGACTTCTGCCCATGACCCAATCAATGGGTATGTGCCGAATGGCCTGACGTTGGAAGAAGCCAAAGCCTTGCGCGAAAGTGATCCTCAGGAGTATAAAGCCCGATCTCTGAAAAGTATGGCTCGCCACGTAGGATTTATGCTGGAGTTACAGAAACGTGGCAGCCGCACCTTCGATTATGGCAATAACTTGCGCGAATTTGCACAGCAGGGTGGTGAGAAAGATGCCTTTAACATACCGGGTTTTGTTCCGGAATACATGCGACCACTGTTCTGCGAAGGCAAAGGTCCTTTCCGCTGGGCTGCCCTTTCCGGCGATCCTGAAGATATCCGCGTAACGGATGCAGCGCTGAAAGAACTTTTCCCGGAGAATACGCACATGATCAAGTGGCTGGACGAGGCCGAAGAGAAAGTTGCTTTCCAGGGGCTGCCGTGCCGCATTTGCTGGCTGGGTATGGGCGAGCGCGAAAAAGCCGGCCTGATGTTCAACCAACTGGTGCGTGATGGCAAAGTAAAAGCACCTATTGTGATCGGCCGTGACCACCTGGACTGTGGCTCTGTAGCGTCACCGTACCGCGAAACTGAAGGTATGCTGGATGGCTCTGATGCGGTGTCTGACTGGCCATTACTTAACCTCATGTCGAACACGGCAGGTGGGGCAACCTGGGTTTCTTTCCACCACGGTGGTGGGGTAGGTATAGGCTATTCTCAACATGCGGGTATGGTAATCTTGGCAGATGGTACCGAGCGTGCCGACCGTTGCTTGAGCCGCGTGCTGCATAACGACCCGGCTATGGGTATTTTCCGCCACGCCGATGCCGGTTATGAAACTGCCCAAGCTAATGCAGAGAAATTTGGTTTGAAACTATAA
- a CDS encoding class I SAM-dependent methyltransferase translates to MFHIPITSLKAQFGDIDIYLFDQLLKGRIQKGMKLLDAGCGNGRNIQYLMQAGVKVYGADVSETAIEQVNQLAKELAPTLPARNFIVADLENLPFADTEFDVVICSAVLHFARSEAHFSSIITELWRVLKPGGLLFSRLSTTIGLEGKLQQMEGRFYQMAHGPVWFLADEAMLVKLEKQLGFMRLDPLKTTVVEQDRSMTTWVLRKV, encoded by the coding sequence ATGTTTCACATTCCCATTACATCCCTGAAAGCTCAATTTGGCGATATAGATATTTACTTGTTCGATCAACTCCTGAAAGGAAGAATACAGAAAGGCATGAAACTGCTGGATGCCGGATGTGGCAATGGTCGCAACATACAGTACTTGATGCAGGCAGGTGTAAAAGTATACGGTGCTGATGTATCGGAAACAGCTATCGAACAGGTAAATCAACTGGCAAAAGAACTGGCTCCCACCTTGCCTGCCCGTAATTTTATAGTTGCCGACCTGGAGAATTTACCTTTTGCTGATACTGAATTTGATGTGGTAATCTGTAGCGCCGTTCTTCATTTTGCCCGCAGCGAAGCACATTTCAGCAGTATAATTACCGAACTATGGCGTGTATTAAAACCGGGTGGCCTGTTGTTTAGCAGGTTAAGCACCACGATTGGCCTGGAAGGAAAATTACAGCAAATGGAAGGAAGATTCTACCAGATGGCCCATGGGCCAGTTTGGTTTTTAGCTGATGAAGCCATGTTGGTTAAATTAGAAAAACAACTTGGCTTTATGCGGTTAGACCCGCTGAAAACTACTGTGGTAGAGCAAGACCGAAGTATGACAACGTGGGTGCTGCGGAAAGTATAA
- a CDS encoding acyl-CoA thioesterase: MRTASAAKAGAVLFDHFPTITNMSHTYKGKVMWAHLDANMHMRHSAYADFAAQARIEVLDEMGLNMKTFQKLHIGPILFREETTYLREVGVNETITVTTELVKSKKDASRWTIRHELFKEDGVKAAIIVVEGAWIDVLKRKLATLPEELAEHFVHMRRSADFVEME, encoded by the coding sequence TTGAGAACGGCTTCTGCTGCTAAAGCGGGAGCCGTTTTATTTGATCATTTTCCAACTATAACCAACATGAGTCATACCTATAAAGGGAAAGTAATGTGGGCGCACTTAGATGCCAATATGCACATGCGCCACTCTGCCTATGCCGATTTTGCTGCACAAGCCCGTATTGAAGTATTAGATGAAATGGGACTGAATATGAAAACTTTTCAGAAGCTGCACATCGGGCCTATACTTTTCAGGGAAGAAACTACTTACCTGCGCGAAGTGGGTGTAAACGAAACTATAACTGTTACCACGGAGCTGGTAAAAAGCAAAAAAGACGCTTCCCGCTGGACCATCCGCCACGAGTTGTTTAAAGAAGACGGCGTAAAGGCTGCAATTATAGTAGTTGAAGGTGCCTGGATTGATGTACTGAAACGTAAACTGGCTACACTACCCGAAGAACTCGCAGAACATTTTGTACACATGCGCCGCAGCGCTGATTTTGTAGAGATGGAGTAA
- a CDS encoding NAD(P)-dependent alcohol dehydrogenase: MSQAKAYAAFDAESPLGPWSLERREVGEHDVQIEIKYCGVCHSDLHQVRNEWGGSMYPLVPGHEIVGVVTKVGSKVKKFKEGDLAGVGCFVDSCRECYSCKEGLEQYCEVHNVGTYNSYERDNKTITYGGYSSQVVVDENYTLKVPKNLDLARTAPLLCAGITTYSPIMQWNIGKGHRVGIVGLGGLGHMAVKIAAAKGSDVTVLSTSPTKEQDARDLGAHNFAVTKDPETLKELRNSFDFIIDTVSAPHDYNLYLSMLKRDGTMILLGAPPEPSAVAGFSLIARRKRLAGSMIGGIPETQEMLDFCAEHNIMSDIELIPISEINNAYERMLRSDVKYRFVIDMASL; this comes from the coding sequence ATGAGTCAAGCTAAAGCTTATGCTGCTTTCGATGCGGAAAGCCCGTTAGGACCCTGGAGCCTGGAGCGCCGCGAAGTAGGGGAGCACGATGTACAGATTGAAATTAAATATTGCGGCGTTTGTCACTCAGACCTGCACCAGGTACGGAACGAGTGGGGTGGCTCTATGTACCCGCTGGTGCCAGGCCATGAAATTGTGGGCGTGGTAACCAAAGTAGGCAGCAAAGTAAAAAAGTTTAAAGAAGGCGATCTTGCCGGAGTTGGCTGTTTTGTTGATTCGTGCCGGGAGTGCTATAGCTGCAAAGAGGGCTTGGAGCAATACTGCGAAGTACATAACGTAGGTACTTACAACAGCTACGAGCGTGATAACAAAACTATTACCTATGGTGGCTATTCTTCGCAGGTAGTAGTGGATGAGAACTATACGTTGAAAGTGCCGAAGAACCTGGACCTGGCCCGAACAGCACCGTTGCTTTGCGCCGGTATCACTACTTATTCGCCCATTATGCAGTGGAATATTGGCAAGGGTCACAGGGTAGGTATAGTTGGCCTAGGCGGACTGGGGCATATGGCTGTTAAAATTGCTGCTGCCAAAGGTTCCGATGTTACCGTGCTGAGTACTTCGCCTACTAAAGAGCAGGATGCAAGAGACTTAGGTGCCCATAATTTTGCTGTTACCAAAGACCCTGAAACCCTAAAAGAGCTTCGTAACTCATTCGACTTTATTATCGACACCGTATCAGCGCCGCACGACTATAATTTATACTTGTCGATGCTGAAACGTGATGGAACTATGATATTGCTGGGTGCGCCGCCGGAACCATCTGCCGTAGCAGGTTTCAGTTTAATTGCGCGCCGTAAACGCCTGGCTGGTTCGATGATCGGCGGTATCCCGGAAACGCAGGAAATGTTGGATTTCTGTGCTGAGCACAACATCATGTCCGATATCGAACTGATCCCGATTTCAGAGATAAATAACGCCTACGAGCGCATGTTGCGCAGCGATGTGAAGTACAGATTTGTGATTGACATGGCCAGTTTGTAA
- a CDS encoding SMP-30/gluconolactonase/LRE family protein, translating into MSITQQLTEAKLILNAKAIVGEGALWHPREQVLYWVDIEGRKLHIFDPKTEQDKVFTVKERIGTVVPLEEDGVLVALQNGIHKLDTETGKLTFILNPINENDIRFNDGKCDAAGRFWVGTMALDTRKGAAVLYRIGTDKSINLVLDDLTISNGIVWSADNKKMYFIDTPTHQVRAFDYNLETGEISNSSVVIEIPDSEGSPDGMAIDADGNLWVALHKGGAVGCWNPETGKMLRKITVPAPQTTSCAFGGKDLDILYITSGTEGLSEEQLQQYPDSGGLFAVKPGVRGVPANFCKTKQ; encoded by the coding sequence ATGAGCATAACACAGCAATTAACTGAAGCCAAACTTATACTTAACGCGAAAGCTATAGTAGGAGAAGGAGCGTTATGGCACCCACGCGAGCAGGTGCTTTACTGGGTTGATATTGAAGGAAGAAAGCTGCACATTTTCGACCCGAAAACTGAGCAGGATAAAGTGTTCACTGTAAAAGAAAGGATTGGTACGGTAGTACCTCTTGAAGAGGATGGTGTGCTAGTAGCGCTCCAGAACGGGATACATAAACTGGATACTGAAACAGGAAAGCTCACTTTTATACTTAATCCCATAAACGAAAACGACATCCGGTTTAACGATGGAAAGTGCGATGCTGCCGGCAGATTTTGGGTGGGCACAATGGCTTTAGATACCCGTAAAGGCGCAGCAGTGCTCTACAGGATAGGTACTGATAAAAGTATAAACCTGGTGTTGGATGATTTGACTATTTCGAATGGCATTGTCTGGTCAGCTGATAATAAAAAGATGTATTTCATTGATACCCCAACCCATCAGGTGCGGGCTTTTGATTATAACCTTGAAACCGGAGAAATCAGTAACAGCAGCGTAGTAATAGAAATTCCTGATTCTGAAGGATCACCGGACGGCATGGCCATTGATGCGGATGGAAATTTGTGGGTCGCATTGCATAAAGGAGGAGCTGTCGGGTGCTGGAATCCTGAAACAGGAAAAATGTTGCGTAAGATCACGGTTCCTGCCCCGCAAACTACTTCCTGTGCCTTTGGCGGAAAAGACCTGGATATACTCTATATTACTTCGGGAACAGAGGGGCTGTCGGAAGAACAACTGCAGCAATATCCTGACAGCGGCGGTTTATTTGCCGTAAAGCCCGGAGTCAGGGGAGTGCCCGCTAATTTCTGTAAAACAAAGCAGTAA
- a CDS encoding 3-keto-disaccharide hydrolase, which produces MKKDKNNSVTAEAGWVVLFDGETTNGWHSYGKQTAAGAWKVENGTLYLAAASKAYDEDSGDLVSDAVFEEFHLKLEWKVAPGGNSGILIHVQDEPEKYKRTWMTGPEMQLLDNERHPDARIPKRKAGDLYDIVAGNPDNANPAGTWNEAEIICKNNQLKFYQNGEMILTTTLWDDHWRQLIANSKFKDYPYFGTFRSGHIVLQDHRDEVWFRNIKVRKL; this is translated from the coding sequence TTGAAGAAAGATAAGAATAACTCAGTTACTGCTGAGGCAGGCTGGGTGGTGCTTTTTGATGGCGAAACCACCAATGGATGGCATAGCTATGGAAAGCAAACCGCAGCCGGCGCCTGGAAAGTTGAAAACGGCACCTTATACTTAGCTGCTGCATCCAAAGCATACGACGAAGACAGCGGGGACCTGGTGTCGGATGCTGTTTTTGAGGAGTTTCACCTGAAACTGGAGTGGAAAGTGGCACCCGGCGGTAATAGCGGTATTCTGATTCATGTGCAGGACGAGCCGGAAAAGTATAAGCGTACCTGGATGACAGGACCAGAAATGCAATTGCTGGATAACGAGCGGCACCCTGATGCCAGAATTCCGAAACGCAAGGCCGGCGACCTCTATGATATAGTAGCAGGCAACCCGGACAATGCAAACCCTGCTGGCACCTGGAATGAGGCCGAGATCATATGCAAAAATAACCAACTAAAATTTTATCAGAATGGTGAAATGATACTTACAACTACCCTTTGGGACGATCACTGGCGACAACTGATAGCCAACAGCAAGTTTAAAGATTATCCATACTTTGGCACTTTCCGATCCGGGCATATTGTACTGCAGGACCACCGCGACGAAGTATGGTTTAGAAATATCAAGGTCAGGAAACTATAA
- a CDS encoding c-type cytochrome, protein MKKAILLLACGSLLVACENKKTEYDEYYEQGYKDSVATITPERPTNTQTRVGSDAAVNDLTDSVAAPAATTTTATASAASAEGKKTYELGASLISKSDCLTCHKDDQKVVGPAYTEVADKYEFNDKNVDYLAQKIIKGGAGVWGQIPMPPHPDLKPEDAKEMARYVLSLKK, encoded by the coding sequence ATGAAAAAGGCGATTCTTTTACTTGCCTGCGGCTCACTGCTGGTAGCCTGCGAAAACAAGAAAACAGAGTATGATGAGTACTATGAACAGGGCTATAAGGACTCCGTAGCCACCATCACTCCCGAAAGGCCAACAAATACACAAACCAGAGTAGGCTCAGATGCTGCCGTTAACGATTTAACAGATTCTGTTGCTGCACCGGCCGCCACTACAACTACTGCTACAGCCTCTGCTGCCTCTGCCGAAGGCAAAAAAACCTATGAACTCGGCGCCTCGCTTATCTCCAAATCTGATTGCCTTACCTGCCACAAAGATGACCAGAAAGTTGTTGGACCAGCCTACACCGAAGTTGCCGATAAGTATGAGTTTAACGACAAAAATGTAGACTACCTGGCGCAAAAAATCATAAAAGGCGGCGCAGGTGTTTGGGGACAGATACCAATGCCTCCACACCCTGACCTGAAACCAGAAGATGCCAAAGAGATGGCCCGTTACGTGTTGTCGCTTAAAAAGTAA